The genomic segment TTCTCCTGAAAATGTCATTATCCCTTTAAGTACAACATATTGGGTGTGGCTTTATTTAGGCCAGAGATGTCTGTGGGTGTCAGAGCTGATGGAAGTCACTGCAATAACACTTACTTCAATTACATTTTGTCACATGCAGGTTATAGTCAGTTTCAAGGGCAATTGAAATGATTTTACAATAGCGGGGACCAAATTTTAAATCTCCCTCTGTACCAAAATCTAAGTATCTAATCCAAGATCTTATTGTTAATTGTTTGAGTGCTGCTGTTGACAAACAAGGATGTTTAAACTTCAGAAAGTGAAGAAAAATTAGGAAATGTTATCAAAGGACCCAACAGGTTGCCACTGGCATCTACACTTGTGCAATTTAACACCTATGCTCAAAAatctgttttaaaggaaaaactataaccccagaatgaatacttaaccaacagtttatattatgttacgtgacctattaaagaatctcgccaaactggaatatctatctatatctatctatatctatatctatctatatatcagtaaatatatatatatatcagtaaatattgcccttttacatcctttcccttgagccgccatttagtgatgggctgtgtgctccctcagagatcagctgacaggaaataaagcagctctaactggaacaggaagtagtgtgggagcaaaagacagaacgctgtccattcattggctgatgaatgtatgtgtgccttgacttgtttgtgtgcactgtgaatcctatgatcccagggggcggcccttaattcttaaaatggcagttattatttagaattacccaatagcacatactactaaaaaaaaaaaaaaaaaaaaaaaaaatcagatttttatgaaaatgggttgTTTAGACGAAGCAGGGTTATACATatgcttgtttatgcaatatattttttatagagacctacattgtggGTTTACTCAATGTGGTTTAATTCTCTAGGAAAATTTGTACTTAGGGACAGAGCGTATTAAAGAGCGCATTTAAAGGTCACCCAAAAAGGCATtgggctacattttttttttttttttaaatgagtgtCCAGTTAATAAGTCTTAGTAAGTCTGCATATTTAGAATTTGGTTTAAGTTCCAAAATGATAACTTCTGTAaattgggggctgtttgtgcttgaTTAATGCAGCAATATTCGCCAATCTATTATATCATAACTGGCTATTGGTAAGATTTATTATTTGGTATTGCAGATCATTAATATGATCGTAGCAGGGGATTTTACTCTGTGCTTTGTGATCTCTTTCCCCTGGCTCTATGGGTAAGGCCCTCTCTGTAGCCTTCTGCACTGATGTCATTGGTATTTTGAGTGTGCTGcttagagaagctccttttctGGCAGTACTATCCTAGGCAGCATGCCTGTGCTCGGGATTGAAAGGGCTAAAGGAAAAAACACTTATGCAGTCTGTATCAGTAGTAGCATTGCTGCTCTAAATGGTGCCGTAATACCCCCTTGTTAAACACAAGTTCCATGGATTGTGCTTAGCATACTATTTGCTTATGGGAAAATATCtgaattttgttatttttcttatttattgccagtgggaaagcactTGGAGAAGATTAATTTCCCACAATAAATCTACCCTACCGCAGGTAACTAATTTCATGTGCCAGAAAACTTAGACTCCAAAAAGGCTATAAATCAGGAAGCAATGGCTAGTAGTCAATCTAATCTGGGAGCACAGAAGGGGTGCAGGGTTTGAAGGCTACCATCCAGCAAGCTGTTATATATTGCAGATACTTCTTGACTGACATAtgcatatttttccatttttttttaagcccAACTCTCTTGCAGTGAATTATCTCAGTAATTTATTCTCtgctgattgtaagctctatggcaggggtccccaaactttttacccatgagccacattcaaatgtaaaaagactttgggagcaacacaagcatgaaacatgttcctgtgggtgccaaataaggctatttggtagcccctatatggactggcagcctgcaggaggttctgtttggcagtacatctggtttttatgcaaccaaaacttgccccaagtcaagaattcaacaataagcacctgctttaaggactctgagagcaacatccaaggggttggagagcaacatgttgcccccgagccactggttggggatcactgctctatggtTAGGAACCTCCTTACTAAGCACGTGGCACTTTAAACATCTACATtgtaaaattgtactttgctatGTATtatagtagcactatataaataacattttccacACCCCGGGCTAACTGAACATCTCAGACCCCATCATTGCTGCACACTATTGTGCTTTGTCACAGCCCCTGGGAGCACTAGAGGCTAAGTGGGGCCTGAAAGTTGCCTGTGGCACTTGCTTTTTGCCAGTAAATTTTAGTGCTACTGAATTACTACTGTTAAATTACCCTGGCAACTGCAACTCTTGGGATGTGAGCCTTTTCTCATTCGTTTATATGTAAGGTGAAGTAAAGCATAAACTTGTAATGCTGCATTTTATTTACTGCTTTACTGTATCAGGCCATAGTTTCTGCAGTGATAATTGATGCCTTTAGGGCAATGGttcacagggagatttgtcgcccacagtAAATATGCGCTACCAAAGATGACAAATTTGCTGAAAATGCCAATCCTTTCTCTAACATtggaaaaacagcaaataaattacattacgGCTATTAGGCTTAATTGCGGGAAAATGCAAAagaaggaacagtaacgccaaaaatgaaagtgttttaaagtaattaaaatataatgcactgttgccctgctctggtacagctggggtgtttgcttcaggaacactgctatagtttatataaataagctgctgtgtagccccgggggcagctattcaagtttgaaaaaggagaaaaggcacaggttacatagcagataacagatctgtAGAAtctaatggggctttatctgttatctgctatgtaacctgtgccttttctccttttttctagcttaaatggttgcccccggggcttacacagcagggtttttaaataaactacagtagggtttctgtagcaaactttTTATAAACTGTCTTTACTATGtgatttttagttgtaatattgccCTCATTTATTTGCATCAGTGTATTCCCCCACAGGGCTTGCAGCTGACTTATGTAGCCCACTTACTGCACTAGAAGTTCATTGTGCAAACCACAAAAGAGGAACAGCAGCTGAAATAATTACCATTATGACTATTCAGATTTGCTTTACCCTTGGGAGCTCTCTTAAACAGCTGACGGACCTGCTGCATTTATATTAAAGAAGATCACAGTCCCAGATACTTAGTATGTCCCCCAATGCTAAAAGGCCTTTGCAGCTCACATTGATGTGTTGTATGCAGGTGTCTTCTAtgcatgcctgtgtgtgcaatcTCAGTGTGCCTCATTTAGCTAAGCAAATTGTGCTCTATTTGCCTGCATGTTTGCttacaggagaactaaagaaaatataaacaaacattCTGTACTTTATTTATGAAACTCACTGCACCAGCCCATAGGTTCAGCACCCCCTATAACAGATACATAATGTCCACAGCAACTGCCAATCTAGGATCTGGTAAGGCGAGTGCTGTCCAAGTTATGTAGTGGGCCggttatttctcatatagcatgtttaaggggcagattatagtggtgattcacctttaagataaattttagcatgttatagaatggccaattctaagcaacttttcgatttttgattgtttttgaattattcgccttctaactctttgcagctttcaaatagggggcaCTGACCCCGACATCCAAAAaactttgaggctacagttttattgttactttatattacttgcttttctattcaggtccctctccttttcatatatcGGTTTTTCATTCAAActggtaatttggatcctagcaaccaaattgctactgaaactgaaataattaaaaaactacaaataataaaaaatgaagaccaactgcaaattatctcaaaatattagtctctacatcatatttaaaGATAGCTCAAAGGTGGGCAACCCCCTTTTGAAATTGTTATACAGTGAAGTCCATAGAACCTTTGGAAAGTCTGGGGGCCATCAAAATGATTTAGGCCACATTTAGTCCgctggcctccagttggacagccctgggttaggccatcttttgtttCAGTGGTACTGCTATCATTCAGGATAGCTCTGAGCAGTCATGGCAGCGGGTATAAATAAGCAGAGATAAATTGGATCACTATGTAGAGTAACCTATACCTGTGTGCAAAGATATTGGTGTAGAAATAGGTTGCAAACACATCCTAATTAGCAATGCAACAATAAAAatgtgtgcaaaacaaaaaaataaatatttttcctctttctttgcAGATTTAAAAACCTAAGATGGGGGCATTTTTGGACAAACCGAAAACAGAGAAACACAATGCACACGGTGCCGGAAATGGCTTGCGTTATGGACTCAGCAGCATGCAGGGCTGGAGAGTGGAGATGGAGGATGCGCACACAGCCGTGGTTGGGATCCCTCGTGGCTTGGATGATTGGTCGTTTTTTGCAGTTTACGATGGCCATGCAGGATCACGCGTTGCAAATTATTGCTCTTCCCACTTACTAGAGCACATCACAGACAATGAAGATTTCAGGGCAACAGAAACACCGGGATCCGCTCTGGAGCCAACAGTAGAAAATGTTAAAAGTGGCATTAGAACTGGGTTTTTAAAAATTGACGAGTACATGCGCAACTTTGCCGATTTAAGAAATGGAATGGATAGAAGTGGTTCTACCGCAGTAGCGGTCTTACTTTCACCCAGTCACGTGTATTTTATTAACTGCGGGGATTCTCGGGCTGTTTTGTATAGGAGCGGACAAGTTTGTTTTTCAACGCAGGATCACAAACCTTGCAACCCAAGGGAGAAGGAGAGAATTCAAAACGCCGGCGGCAGCGTCATGATACAGCGCGTCAATGGATCGCTGGCAGTTTCCCGTGCACTTGGAGACTATGATTACAAGTGCGTCGATGGCAAGGGCCCTACGGAGCAGCTTGTTTCACCTGAGCCTGAAGTATATGAAATCGTGAGAGCTGATGAAGATGAGTTTATCATTTTGGCTTGTGATGGCATTTGGGATGTCATGAGCAACGAGGAGCTTTGTGAATTTGTGAAATATAGGCTTGAGCTAACGGATGACCTTGAAAAAGTGTGCAATTCAGTAGTGGACACCTGTTTACATAAGGTAAGCAAAATACCACTTCGATGCATGTCCTTTACCTCCAGTTTACCTAATACCTATTGCATACAGGCAGTCCTCAACTAGTTCTTCATGGTTTTTG from the Xenopus tropicalis strain Nigerian chromosome 5, UCB_Xtro_10.0, whole genome shotgun sequence genome contains:
- the ppm1b gene encoding protein phosphatase 1B, encoding MGAFLDKPKTEKHNAHGAGNGLRYGLSSMQGWRVEMEDAHTAVVGIPRGLDDWSFFAVYDGHAGSRVANYCSSHLLEHITDNEDFRATETPGSALEPTVENVKSGIRTGFLKIDEYMRNFADLRNGMDRSGSTAVAVLLSPSHVYFINCGDSRAVLYRSGQVCFSTQDHKPCNPREKERIQNAGGSVMIQRVNGSLAVSRALGDYDYKCVDGKGPTEQLVSPEPEVYEIVRADEDEFIILACDGIWDVMSNEELCEFVKYRLELTDDLEKVCNSVVDTCLHKGSRDNMSIVLVCFPNAPKVSEEAIKKDADLDKHLESRVEEIMTNAGEEGMPDLAHVMRILAAENVPHLPPGGGLAAKRSVIEEVYNRLNPHRESDGGSGDLEDPW
- the ppm1b gene encoding protein phosphatase 1B isoform X2, which encodes MGAFLDKPKTEKHNAHGAGNGLRYGLSSMQGWRVEMEDAHTAVVGIPRGLDDWSFFAVYDGHAGSRVANYCSSHLLEHITDNEDFRATETPGSALEPTVENVKSGIRTGFLKIDEYMRNFADLRNGMDRSGSTAVAVLLSPSHVYFINCGDSRAVLYRSGQVCFSTQDHKPCNPREKERIQNAGGSVMIQRVNGSLAVSRALGDYDYKCVDGKGPTEQLVSPEPEVYEIVRADEDEFIILACDGIWDVMSNEELCEFVKYRLELTDDLEKVCNSVVDTCLHKGSRDNMSIVLVCFPNAPKVSEEAIKKDADLDKHLESRVEEIMTNAGEEGMPDLAHVMRILAAENVPHLPPGGGLAAKRSVIEEVYNRLNPHRESDGGFCFYLCLV
- the ppm1b gene encoding protein phosphatase 1B isoform X1, with the translated sequence MGAFLDKPKTEKHNAHGAGNGLRYGLSSMQGWRVEMEDAHTAVVGIPRGLDDWSFFAVYDGHAGSRVANYCSSHLLEHITDNEDFRATETPGSALEPTVENVKSGIRTGFLKIDEYMRNFADLRNGMDRSGSTAVAVLLSPSHVYFINCGDSRAVLYRSGQVCFSTQDHKPCNPREKERIQNAGGSVMIQRVNGSLAVSRALGDYDYKCVDGKGPTEQLVSPEPEVYEIVRADEDEFIILACDGIWDVMSNEELCEFVKYRLELTDDLEKVCNSVVDTCLHKGSRDNMSIVLVCFPNAPKVSEEAIKKDADLDKHLESRVEEIMTNAGEEGMPDLAHVMRILAAENVPHLPPGGGLAAKRSVIEEVYNRLNPHRESDGDPTGTEENSTHGKLVEALRELRINHRGNYRQLLEEMLCSYRLVKVQGEESTSGPSVSSSSSSKPVDDPITRSNPEME
- the ppm1b gene encoding protein phosphatase 1B isoform X3; this encodes MGAFLDKPKTEKHNAHGAGNGLRYGLSSMQGWRVEMEDAHTAVVGIPRGLDDWSFFAVYDGHAGSRVANYCSSHLLEHITDNEDFRATETPGSALEPTVENVKSGIRTGFLKIDEYMRNFADLRNGMDRSGSTAVAVLLSPSHVYFINCGDSRAVLYRSGQVCFSTQDHKPCNPREKERIQNAGGSVMIQRVNGSLAVSRALGDYDYKCVDGKGPTEQLVSPEPEVYEIVRADEDEFIILACDGIWDVMSNEELCEFVKYRLELTDDLEKVCNSVVDTCLHKGSRDNMSIVLVCFPNAPKVSEEAIKKDADLDKHLESRVEEIMTNAGEEGMPDLAHVMRILAAENVPHLPPGGGLAAKRSVIEEVYNRLNPHRESDGNV